The following are from one region of the Sphingobium sp. TKS genome:
- a CDS encoding FAD-dependent oxidoreductase → MAQYDVVVVGSGAAGMTAAIRAASAGLSVLVLEKAEHFGGTTSVSGGGIWIPDSPQAKAAGVEDSRAVARQYVLDVIGPTANPALIDAYLDAGPEMVEWLDKNSEVHFLLSPPSSDWYPEVGGAADHGRLLSPQEYDGKKLGDHFAELRPAREEFNAPGGFMIDLFDLPYLAEMPSPRSLFHFGKLAAKFGLDKVRRYPRGTRLTMGNALAARLIRSAIDAGVTLRKDAAVDRLLVKAGRVTGVRVGGEDIEARVGVLLASGGFSASEQLRKAYIPYAEEHISILPYENTGDGMNMGLDAGASLDGDNLVNAVWAVVSKMTRPDGYVARYAHLIDMSKPGCIAVDAKGERFGNEASVHFVEAMHKSGTVPAHIIGDAAFIKKYGMGMVYPGGGGLKKLIAAGYVTAAPSLRELADKIGVDADGLVATVAKMNRYAETGKDLDFGKGDTQIDIEIGDPRHQPNPCLGRVEKAPFYAIQIYPGDGSTTVGLKIDAQCRVIGTDGAPVAGLFAAGLDANSIWRGKSPAHGCNVGPAMVTGFIAGKAMAESLVPA, encoded by the coding sequence ATGGCCCAATATGATGTTGTGGTGGTGGGATCGGGCGCTGCGGGCATGACTGCGGCGATCAGGGCCGCGTCCGCCGGGCTGTCGGTCCTCGTGCTTGAAAAGGCCGAACATTTCGGCGGCACGACATCGGTTTCGGGCGGCGGCATCTGGATTCCCGACAGCCCGCAGGCCAAGGCCGCCGGTGTCGAGGACAGCCGCGCCGTGGCGCGCCAATATGTGCTGGACGTGATCGGACCGACGGCCAATCCCGCGCTGATCGACGCCTATCTCGACGCCGGTCCGGAAATGGTGGAATGGCTGGACAAGAACAGCGAGGTTCATTTCCTTCTCTCGCCGCCCAGCAGTGACTGGTACCCTGAAGTCGGCGGCGCCGCCGATCATGGCCGACTGCTTTCGCCGCAGGAATATGACGGCAAGAAACTGGGCGATCACTTCGCCGAGCTTCGTCCGGCACGCGAGGAGTTCAACGCGCCGGGCGGCTTCATGATCGATCTGTTCGACCTTCCTTATCTGGCCGAAATGCCGTCGCCCAGGTCGCTGTTCCATTTCGGCAAGCTGGCCGCGAAATTCGGCCTGGACAAGGTGCGCCGCTATCCGCGCGGTACGCGGCTGACCATGGGCAATGCGCTGGCGGCGCGGCTGATCCGGTCGGCCATCGATGCTGGCGTCACGCTCCGCAAGGACGCCGCTGTCGATCGGCTGCTGGTGAAGGCCGGCCGCGTGACCGGCGTGCGCGTCGGCGGCGAGGACATCGAAGCAAGGGTTGGCGTCCTGCTGGCGTCCGGCGGTTTTTCGGCCAGTGAGCAGTTGCGCAAGGCCTATATCCCCTATGCCGAGGAGCATATCTCGATCCTGCCTTATGAAAATACCGGTGACGGGATGAATATGGGGCTGGATGCCGGGGCGTCGCTGGACGGCGACAATCTGGTCAATGCCGTCTGGGCCGTGGTTTCCAAGATGACGCGGCCGGACGGCTATGTCGCGCGCTACGCGCATCTGATCGACATGTCGAAGCCCGGCTGCATCGCGGTCGATGCCAAGGGCGAGCGTTTCGGGAATGAGGCGTCCGTCCACTTTGTCGAGGCCATGCACAAGAGCGGCACCGTGCCCGCCCACATCATCGGGGATGCCGCGTTCATCAAGAAATATGGCATGGGCATGGTGTATCCCGGCGGCGGCGGTCTCAAGAAACTGATCGCGGCGGGCTATGTCACAGCGGCGCCCAGCCTGCGCGAACTGGCGGACAAGATCGGTGTGGACGCCGACGGGCTGGTGGCGACGGTCGCGAAAATGAACCGCTATGCCGAGACCGGCAAGGATCTGGATTTCGGCAAGGGCGACACGCAGATCGATATCGAGATCGGCGATCCCAGGCATCAGCCCAACCCGTGTCTTGGTCGGGTGGAAAAGGCACCCTTCTATGCCATCCAAATCTATCCGGGCGACGGGTCCACGACGGTGGGCCTCAAGATCGACGCGCAATGCCGCGTGATCGGAACAGATGGCGCGCCGGTAGCAGGACTGTTTGCGGCCGGGCTTGATGCCAATTCCATCTGGCGCGGCAAATCGCCGGCGCATGGCTGCAATGTCGGCCCGGCCATGGTGACAGGGTTCATCGCCGGCAAAGCCATGGCCGAGTCACTGGTGCCGGCCTGA
- a CDS encoding TIGR03619 family F420-dependent LLM class oxidoreductase — MKLNIGVPNSMHVAAMTQPWEYALTGDDIGQAVATADRLGFHKCMLGEHFIIPQEHIALSGDHYVHGTVALAFLAGRTRNMKLSSSVSILPLQSPIVHAKAWSTLDWLSGGRATALFGVGWLKEEFDMLGVDFHQRGRMADEYVAAIMELWTSEKPEFEGEFVRFRNVGFAPKPVQQPRLPIWFGGDAEPVLRRVAKFGDGWSPFRTPPEKFPECLDFIRSQPEYDGRPIDMFFALEMLNVGAHHEIMDDPRAPGTRDAQKVIDQVGWLKELGVNETIVPLPPGISGLTEYLERLQWVAEEIMPKI, encoded by the coding sequence ATGAAGCTCAACATCGGCGTTCCCAACAGCATGCACGTCGCCGCGATGACGCAGCCCTGGGAATATGCTTTGACCGGAGATGACATCGGACAGGCGGTGGCGACGGCCGATCGACTTGGTTTCCACAAATGCATGCTGGGCGAACATTTCATCATCCCACAGGAACATATAGCGCTGTCGGGCGACCATTATGTTCATGGGACGGTTGCACTCGCCTTCCTCGCCGGTCGTACCAGGAACATGAAGCTCAGTTCCTCGGTGTCGATCCTGCCTCTGCAAAGCCCGATCGTTCATGCCAAGGCCTGGTCGACGCTCGACTGGCTGAGCGGCGGCCGGGCCACGGCCTTGTTCGGGGTCGGCTGGCTGAAGGAAGAGTTCGACATGCTGGGTGTGGATTTCCACCAGCGCGGGCGCATGGCCGATGAATATGTCGCCGCGATCATGGAACTGTGGACATCGGAAAAGCCCGAATTCGAGGGCGAGTTCGTCCGGTTCAGAAATGTCGGGTTCGCGCCCAAGCCGGTGCAGCAACCGCGTCTGCCGATCTGGTTCGGGGGCGATGCCGAACCGGTGCTCAGGCGCGTGGCGAAATTCGGCGACGGCTGGTCGCCCTTCCGCACCCCGCCGGAAAAATTCCCGGAATGCCTCGACTTCATCCGTTCGCAGCCTGAATATGACGGACGGCCGATCGACATGTTCTTTGCGCTCGAAATGCTCAATGTCGGCGCGCATCATGAGATCATGGATGACCCGCGCGCGCCCGGGACGCGGGACGCGCAAAAGGTCATCGATCAGGTGGGCTGGCTGAAGGAACTGGGGGTCAATGAAACCATCGTTCCGCTGCCGCCGGGCATATCCGGGCTGACCGAATATCTTGAGCGGCTCCAGTGGGTGGCCGAGGAAATCATGCCCAAAATCTGA
- the npdG gene encoding NADPH-dependent F420 reductase has product MTFPAIAVVGGTGNLGAAIAWRLARAGYPVTIGSRKAESAEKAASELGHGLRGGANADVAAEADIVIVTVPFAAQEATLRDIAPHVAGKLVVDTTVPLVPPKVMRVQLPDEGSAAQKAQDVLGQDVTLVSAFHNVAAHKLAKDVDVGCDVLVFGDDKDARARVVALADAMGLRGLHGGALVNSAAAEALTSILIFMNKTYKVDGAGIRITGELVPLEA; this is encoded by the coding sequence ATGACATTTCCTGCCATTGCCGTCGTCGGCGGCACCGGCAATCTGGGCGCTGCGATCGCCTGGCGGCTGGCGCGTGCCGGTTATCCCGTGACGATCGGATCGCGAAAAGCCGAAAGTGCGGAAAAGGCAGCCTCGGAACTGGGGCACGGTCTGCGCGGGGGCGCCAATGCGGATGTCGCGGCGGAAGCGGACATTGTCATCGTGACGGTGCCCTTTGCCGCACAGGAGGCGACGCTTCGCGACATTGCCCCCCATGTCGCGGGCAAGCTGGTCGTGGACACGACTGTCCCGCTCGTTCCGCCCAAGGTGATGCGCGTCCAGTTGCCGGATGAAGGCTCCGCCGCCCAGAAGGCGCAGGACGTGCTGGGACAGGATGTCACGCTGGTCTCCGCTTTCCACAATGTCGCCGCGCACAAGCTGGCGAAGGATGTCGATGTCGGGTGCGACGTGCTGGTATTTGGCGATGACAAGGATGCCCGGGCGCGCGTTGTGGCACTGGCTGATGCCATGGGGTTGCGGGGGCTGCATGGTGGTGCGCTCGTCAATTCCGCCGCTGCCGAAGCGCTGACGTCGATCCTGATCTTCATGAACAAGACTTATAAGGTCGACGGCGCGGGCATTCGCATCACGGGCGAACTCGTGCCGCTGGAGGCGTGA
- a CDS encoding SDR family NAD(P)-dependent oxidoreductase, with translation MTDLQYPVKDKVAIVTGGGTGIGLATALMLAGRGAKIAVAGPEAAPLDEAVARVEATGGEAIALIMDVTDEETVANGIAQVVDRFGRLDILHANAAQTGMLAGDGLIADMDADFWDRAFAVNLRGAMLTAKHAIPRMIAAGGGSVVFTGSGKGLAGDLDFPAYGTTKAGLLSLSRYIATQYGKQGIRSNVVVVGLVMTEALDRNMPPEAQALMREHNMVDYLGRPEDIAEVVAFLASDQSRYITGASIVADGGFTSHSAVFADMMRFTANQSKDIL, from the coding sequence ATGACCGACCTGCAATATCCGGTGAAGGACAAGGTTGCGATTGTCACCGGCGGAGGAACCGGCATCGGTCTGGCCACCGCGCTCATGCTGGCGGGCCGTGGGGCGAAGATCGCCGTGGCAGGGCCGGAGGCTGCGCCGCTCGATGAAGCCGTCGCGCGGGTCGAGGCAACTGGCGGAGAGGCGATCGCCCTCATCATGGATGTCACCGACGAGGAGACGGTGGCGAACGGCATCGCCCAGGTCGTGGATCGTTTCGGCAGGCTCGACATCCTGCACGCCAATGCAGCGCAGACCGGTATGTTGGCCGGTGATGGGCTGATCGCAGATATGGATGCCGACTTCTGGGACCGTGCCTTTGCGGTCAACCTTCGCGGGGCGATGCTCACCGCAAAACATGCCATCCCGCGCATGATCGCTGCGGGCGGCGGTTCGGTCGTCTTTACCGGATCGGGCAAGGGCCTCGCCGGGGATCTCGACTTTCCCGCTTATGGCACGACCAAGGCCGGCCTGCTCAGCCTGTCCCGCTATATCGCCACGCAATATGGAAAGCAGGGCATCCGGTCCAATGTCGTCGTTGTCGGGCTGGTGATGACGGAGGCTCTGGACCGCAACATGCCGCCGGAGGCACAGGCGCTGATGCGGGAGCATAATATGGTCGACTATCTCGGTCGGCCGGAGGATATTGCAGAGGTAGTCGCGTTTCTGGCATCCGATCAATCCCGCTACATCACCGGCGCTTCGATTGTCGCCGACGGCGGGTTCACGTCCCATTCCGCGGTATTTGCAGACATGATGCGCTTTACCGCCAACCAATCGAAGGACATTCTATGA
- the cofH gene encoding 5-amino-6-(D-ribitylamino)uracil--L-tyrosine 4-hydroxyphenyl transferase CofH — protein MTLDLLHLSEDEAAGIAAVLRSPSLADMMEAAEAMTVAAHGRRVTYSRKVFIPLTKLCRDVCHYCTFATTPARAGDAYLSRDEVLAIARAGAAAGCREALFTLGDRPEARYAAAREALAGLGHDSTLSYLAEMAELVFRETGLLPHLNPGLMDSADYALLRPHSASMGIMLESSSDRLCARGGPHFGSPDKEPALRLAAIEEAGRARVPFTTGLLIGIGETRDEQVEALVAIRDLHRRYGHVQEVIIQNFRAKPGTRMADHAEPSLDDHLWGIAAARIILGPEMTIQAPPNLHDRVDLAPLIRAGVNDWGGVSPVTPDHVNPEAPWPHLEILEDATKAAGRILMQRLAIGPRHALAARDWVAPAIATQILRAIDGRGLPKVDDWSAGHGDPAPDIMAVEPVLASRSVLSILAAAEEGERLSEADIVTLFDAEQDDFTAIVNQADRLRRQAVGDMLTYAVNRNINYTNICLYKCGFCAFSKGSTKAMRGPAYRLDMEEIGRRAAEAWDRGATEVCLQGGIHPDYDGHTYLDVLKAVREAAPDIHIHAFSPLEVTHGARTLGLPLEDYLARLREAGLSTLPGTAAEILDPEVRAIICPDKVTADEWIEVMRVAHGVGLRSTATIMFGHVEEYRHWARHLLRIRGLQEETGGFTEFVPLPFVHMESPIWRKGLARSGPSYREAVLMHAVARIVLHPVIPNIQVSWVKMGPEGAAAILNAGANDMGGTLMDESITRAAGGVNGQEFGPKEMQALAASVGRPVRQRTTLYQPVPPRPLALSETL, from the coding sequence CAAATTGTGCCGCGACGTCTGCCATTATTGCACCTTCGCCACCACGCCGGCCCGCGCCGGTGATGCCTATCTCAGCAGAGACGAGGTTCTGGCCATTGCCCGCGCGGGGGCGGCGGCCGGATGCCGGGAAGCCCTTTTCACGCTCGGCGATAGGCCGGAGGCCCGCTATGCCGCTGCGCGTGAGGCTCTCGCGGGGCTTGGGCATGACTCGACCCTGTCCTATCTTGCCGAAATGGCGGAACTGGTGTTCCGCGAGACGGGCTTGCTGCCTCATCTCAATCCCGGTCTGATGGACAGCGCCGACTATGCGCTGTTGAGGCCGCATTCCGCTTCCATGGGCATCATGCTGGAAAGCAGTTCCGACCGGCTGTGCGCACGCGGCGGCCCGCATTTCGGTTCGCCCGACAAGGAGCCGGCCCTGCGATTGGCCGCCATCGAGGAGGCCGGACGGGCGCGCGTGCCATTCACGACCGGCCTGCTGATCGGCATCGGCGAAACCCGCGATGAGCAGGTGGAAGCGCTGGTCGCCATTCGCGATCTGCATCGCCGCTACGGCCATGTTCAGGAAGTCATCATCCAGAATTTCCGCGCAAAGCCGGGAACGCGGATGGCGGATCATGCCGAACCGTCGCTTGACGATCATCTTTGGGGCATCGCCGCCGCGCGGATCATCCTGGGGCCTGAGATGACGATCCAGGCACCGCCCAATCTCCACGATCGCGTCGATCTGGCGCCGCTGATCCGGGCCGGCGTCAATGATTGGGGCGGGGTGTCGCCCGTGACGCCGGACCATGTAAACCCGGAGGCGCCCTGGCCGCATCTGGAGATATTGGAGGACGCCACCAAAGCCGCGGGCCGCATATTGATGCAGCGGCTCGCCATCGGTCCGCGTCATGCGCTCGCCGCGCGGGATTGGGTAGCGCCAGCCATCGCCACCCAGATCCTGCGTGCCATCGACGGGCGGGGATTGCCCAAGGTCGACGACTGGTCCGCAGGGCATGGCGATCCCGCGCCCGACATCATGGCCGTGGAGCCCGTTCTGGCCTCCCGATCGGTCCTCTCCATCCTTGCCGCGGCGGAGGAGGGTGAGCGGCTGAGCGAAGCGGACATTGTCACCCTGTTCGATGCCGAGCAGGATGATTTCACCGCCATCGTCAACCAGGCCGATCGGTTGAGGCGGCAGGCCGTGGGCGACATGCTGACCTATGCGGTCAACCGCAACATCAACTATACCAATATCTGCCTCTACAAATGTGGTTTCTGCGCCTTCTCGAAGGGCAGCACCAAGGCCATGCGCGGTCCGGCCTACAGGCTCGACATGGAGGAGATCGGACGCCGCGCGGCCGAAGCCTGGGATCGCGGCGCGACCGAAGTCTGCCTTCAGGGCGGGATTCATCCCGATTATGACGGTCACACCTATCTTGATGTCCTGAAGGCAGTGCGTGAGGCCGCGCCCGATATTCATATCCATGCCTTTTCGCCGCTGGAGGTGACGCACGGTGCGCGCACGCTCGGTCTGCCGCTGGAGGATTATCTGGCACGGCTGAGGGAAGCGGGGCTGTCCACGCTACCCGGCACGGCGGCGGAGATACTGGATCCCGAAGTTCGCGCCATCATCTGCCCTGACAAGGTGACGGCGGATGAGTGGATCGAGGTGATGCGCGTGGCGCATGGGGTGGGCCTGCGCAGCACGGCGACGATCATGTTCGGCCATGTCGAGGAATATCGCCATTGGGCGCGCCATCTGCTCCGCATCCGCGGGTTGCAGGAGGAGACGGGCGGCTTCACCGAATTCGTGCCGCTGCCGTTCGTGCATATGGAATCGCCGATCTGGCGCAAGGGGCTGGCACGGTCCGGGCCAAGCTATCGGGAGGCCGTGTTGATGCACGCGGTGGCGCGCATCGTGCTGCATCCGGTGATCCCCAATATCCAGGTGTCCTGGGTGAAGATGGGACCGGAAGGGGCCGCGGCGATCCTGAATGCAGGCGCCAATGACATGGGTGGCACGCTGATGGATGAATCGATTACCCGGGCTGCCGGTGGCGTCAATGGGCAGGAATTCGGGCCTAAGGAAATGCAGGCTCTGGCGGCCTCGGTGGGACGGCCTGTCCGCCAGCGCACGACACTTTATCAACCGGTGCCGCCACGGCCCCTTGCCTTATCGGAGACGCTATGA